The genomic DNA AACGGACCAGGTCCCGTAGATGTAATTGACACCCCAACGTCCGTACCAACTGCCGTCTTCCTCCTGCTCTTTCTTAAGAAAAGCCAAGGCCGGTCCTGCCGCCGGATGAGTTTTGTCATATCCTAGTGCGCCGAGCATTTCCAGGCATCGCCCGGCCAGATCGGCAGTACTGGGGTCCAACAGCGCTTTATGATCGGCGAAGGGGATATAGTTGAAGACGACTCGGTTGTTGTCCTTATCGTAGGCGCCCCAGCCGCCGTCGGATCCCTGCATCGCCAAGACCCATCGCATCCCACGACGAATGGACTCGTTCAGCTCGTTTTCCTGACCCGGGATCTTCAATTTGGAGAGCGCCATGATGACGACGGCAGAATCGTCAACATCCGGGTACAATTCGTTCTCAAATTGGAAATACCACCCACCCGGTTCCGCGTTCGGCGAGGAGATGATCCAGTCCCCCGCAGTCTTGGTTTGCCTGGACATGAGATACCGGCCCGCCTTTTGGAGTGCTGGATGATCCTGCGGCACCCCCGCTTCAACCAACGCGTTCATGAGTAACGCGGTATCCCAAATAGGAGAAAAACACGGTTGAAGGTGAAGCGTAGTGACGACCTCATCGTCGATCCTCGTGGAATCGTAGACTTCCAACTCCTCGATCTCGCGAAGTGCCTTGACGACGAGAGGATCATCGGCATCATACCCTAAGCATTGAAGCGCCATAATGGAGTTGGCCATCGCCGGATAGATGGCACCGAGTCCCCCGGATCCTTTGAGATGGTCCACCATCCAGCAGGCTGCTTTCTGCAGCGCCTTTTCCCGCAATATCCGCATGGGCATCCGGTCATACAGTTTCAACATTGCATCGAGTGCCACGAAAAAGTTATGCGGGGTGAACCACGCCTGATCCTTATTGAATGGAGGATATTTCCAATAACGAACTTCCGCGCGCGGGATCGGGTACAACTCATCGATGCCTTGTTCATGTGGAATCCTGCAGACCGGGCGGTGCGCGAATACGATGAGCAAGGGAATGAGCACAGCCCGGGACCAATACGAGATCGCATAGATACTGAAGTAAAACTTCTTCGGCAACAACATCAGTTCGACGGGCATATGGGGTACACCTTCCCAATCGTACTGATCGAACAAGGCCAGCGTGATTTTCGTAAAGACGTTCGCTTGCAGGACACCGCCCATCGCCAAGATCCGTTCTTTGGCCAGAACCATAAACGGTTCGTCCGCCGACACACCGCTTAATTTGAGCGCAAAATATGCCTTGACCGATGCACTGATTTCCGCCGGGCCACCGTAATAAATCGGCCATCCACCGTCCGGCAATTGCGTCGCTTTGAGGTAGCGGACCGCCTTCACCTCCCGATCAAGATCGACCCGATCGAGAAATCGACGCAGCATCAAGTATTCGGATGTCAGCGTGGTGTCTGCTTCCAGCTCGGCGACCCAGTACCCTTCGGCATGTTGACGGTTGAAAAACCATGATTGACTCCGCCTGATCGCGTCATCCACAGCATCAGGCTGGCTGACGGCATGACCGATGGGCCGGCGAGCAGCGGAAGAATCCAATGAGGGCAAGACAACCGGTTTGTCCGACACCAACCGAAGCGAAGCAACAGGGGTAAACTCCGTAGCCGGATCGATTCGCCCCTGAACGGTCGCGAGCAGACTGTCAGAGAGGCGGTTGAATAACGCCTTTATGATATTCATGAATCTTTATGGCTTGAACGACGAGACTGAGAGGGGTGAAAGACCGGCATCTTGCAATGGTCTCCCTTCGTAAACCTTTCCAACACTCCTTGAATATATGGCAGGCTTATAACAGACGATTGAAAACGAGTCAAGCGAAGGAACCGGGAAGTGCCTGAAGTATATATACATTTTATCGGTGTAGGCGATTGAGAACGCCGCCTTTGGAACCGGCCGACATAGCATTCCCTCCGCTGTCAATTACATGCGCAATTGGGTCAGAGTCGCCCACCATCTGCGTCTGCACTTTCCGGGTGTTTCAAAATGATCATGAGCATCAAAGGTCGTCCGCGCTCCATTGGAATATCCGTTGATGTGGAAACGATACAGCTGGAATCGGGATAACGGAAGCTGGAGGACCGCTCATCAGCGCTATGGCATGAGAGACAAATCGAGTCGTGGAATCGTTGCCTGTGTTGATCGGACGAGTTACCGCATCAAGAGGACAACGAGAGCGATGAGGCTCCAGAGCGTGACCGACAGGCGCAGTCCATTGACAATACCTTGGGCAGGCCCCAACGGATCATCGTCCAGCTTCTCCTGACGCTCGTCCCGCGCCACCAACAACCGCCTCTTCTCGGCTGTGCCGGTGGGCATGAGCAGTGCTTCCAAGGTCACTTGCGCAAGAGCGAGATTGGGGACTGATTGCGGATGTGATTGCCTATTGGGGATTTGAGAAAGCGCCATGATCGCCCCCATTGTGAATGGTTGTGAAGCGGTCTTTACTCTTTTGCTGGAGCAACAACAATACCGTGGCTCATTCGCTTCTCATAGCAAAACAACTTTCTGGACCGCGTATTCCCCGATTGGAAACACATGAGACAGAGACACAAGTCATTGATGCATATCGCATCCTTTTTTCAGGAACATCCGACTCCGGTAAAACGGCAGTTCGCTGCTCTATTCATCAGCGGCTCTCTCCGAACCGATGGAACATTTTTCGGCATGGGATCGAACCATTTTGCACAGTATTGGGACCTGCTCTGCGAATCGGCACGTGGAGGCAAAAAAGAGGCTATTCCGGTATGCGAAAACTAGGTCCGGCATGACCGGTGGCCTGTTACTGCTGACGGCAAACTGTTCCGAACCGGTCTCACCAAAAGCAGAAGGATGTGGACGGCCTATTACTCTTAGGCCGGCTGCAGATCACCGAGCCTGACAGACACGAGTTTGGATACCCCAGGCTCTTCCATAGTGACGCCAAAGAGGGAATCGGCGATGCTCATCGTTCGCTTATTGTGCGTGATGACGAGGAACTGCGCATTCTGCGCCAGCTCCTTCAAGACCCCCGTGAATCGGCCGATGTTTTCCTCATCCAGCGGGGCGTCGATTTCGTCCAACAGACAGAACGGCGTCGGCCTGATCAGAAAACTCGCAAACAGCAGTGCCATCGCTGTGAGTGTCTTTTCTCCGCCCGACAGCATGGTGATGCTTTTCAGCCGTTTACCGGGTGGTTGAGCCACAATTTCAATGCCCGGTTCCTGACTGCCGCCAGGTTCGCCGTTTTCCGGAGGCGGTTCATCGATCAACTGCAGCTCGGCCCGCCCGCCCGGGAAGAATTGGCCGAAGACCTCGGTGAACTTCTGCTGCAATTCTTCATACGTGGCCGCAAACATTTCCTTCGTCGTTCGGTGAATCCGCTGAATGATTTCCTTGAGCGATGCGATCGAGTTCGATAAATCCTGCTCTTGGGCAGACAAGAATGTGTGGCGCTCCTCCAGCTCTTGATGTTCGCTGATGGCAGCTAAGTTGATCGGCCCCATACGGTCCAGCCGGTCACGAAGCTTCTGCAACTGTTCTTTCAACTCGGCATCCGAGCGGTGCTCGCTCTCCTGTACGGCTGCCGCGTCAGCCTCGCTCATCGGTTCACTCGACTTCGCGGAATCATCGCCCAACGTGAGTGGATCGAGCTGATAGGTCCCAGACAACGTTCCTTCGACTGTCGCCAATTGTGTGCGGATTTCCGCACGACGAACCTCAACCTTCATCCGTGCATCCCGAATGACCGACATTCCCCGTCGCAACTCCTCCAGACCGGATTCAAGCGTTTGGCTCGCCGACATCTGCTGCGCCTGTCGCTCTTGGACGACGACCAATTCTCCCTTCACCCGCCCCGCCGTTATGCCAAGTTCTTGGCAGAGGGCCTCCTGACGGGCTTGTTCTGCCTGGCTCTGCTCAATGAGCCCCTTCAGATTGTTCAGGTGCTCACCCAACGCACAACGCCGATCTTCAGTCTCCTGAATCTGTTGAGTCACTCGCGCGCGATTCAATTGCTCATGTTCCCGTTTGGCTCGCAACCCTTCCGCCGTCAACTTCGCCTCCGTCACCCGTTCCTGCTGCGTTCTCATATTTTGGTCGAGCAGCCCCAGTCGTTCCCGCACTCTTCCCAACATCGTTTCCTGTCCGCTTTTCTCAGCAAGCCACTGACCCAATTGGGCCTGGACCGACTGCGATTCTTGTTCCAGCCGCTGGCCCTCGCTGATACCTTCCTGAATTTCCTTCTCCATTCCGGTGAGTCGATGATCGAGATCGCTCAGCACATGCTGAAGTT from Nitrospira sp. includes the following:
- a CDS encoding squalene---hopene cyclase, with the translated sequence MNIIKALFNRLSDSLLATVQGRIDPATEFTPVASLRLVSDKPVVLPSLDSSAARRPIGHAVSQPDAVDDAIRRSQSWFFNRQHAEGYWVAELEADTTLTSEYLMLRRFLDRVDLDREVKAVRYLKATQLPDGGWPIYYGGPAEISASVKAYFALKLSGVSADEPFMVLAKERILAMGGVLQANVFTKITLALFDQYDWEGVPHMPVELMLLPKKFYFSIYAISYWSRAVLIPLLIVFAHRPVCRIPHEQGIDELYPIPRAEVRYWKYPPFNKDQAWFTPHNFFVALDAMLKLYDRMPMRILREKALQKAACWMVDHLKGSGGLGAIYPAMANSIMALQCLGYDADDPLVVKALREIEELEVYDSTRIDDEVVTTLHLQPCFSPIWDTALLMNALVEAGVPQDHPALQKAGRYLMSRQTKTAGDWIISSPNAEPGGWYFQFENELYPDVDDSAVVIMALSKLKIPGQENELNESIRRGMRWVLAMQGSDGGWGAYDKDNNRVVFNYIPFADHKALLDPSTADLAGRCLEMLGALGYDKTHPAAGPALAFLKKEQEEDGSWYGRWGVNYIYGTWSVLAGLRAIGEDLSASSIRRAVAWLESRQNPDGGWGESCLSYRDEPEHRGKGESTPSQTAWALMALMSAGAIDSFSVARGVQFLLRRQMKDGSWEEIAHTGTGFPRVFYLRYHWYCQYFPLWALAMYRNLRSRGKMRADELRHHVQGTDLYRSEH